One part of the Parabacteroides distasonis ATCC 8503 genome encodes these proteins:
- a CDS encoding ABC transporter permease: MKTILRNLLSVLRRFKMATLLNVLGLSVAFSAFILIMMQVEYDQNFDRGYTDTESIFRVEAMFEDGGQAVICRPLADAFIQSSPHIVAGTLANPWGGDLFFSVEENGVRNTFKEQCINVYPEFTKVFDFKFQEGNPEALQEPNVVLLPQSMAQKFFGNQSAVGKQLKFENGDHLTVGGVYKDYPRNSSVRNCIYQKMDPKENAQSWGNWNYIFYIRLDNPKNVEGLFENFKAHFDPALIKDNSFSWGGSGMTFRINPLPDVHYTTDVKYDQTPKASRQTLMILFAIAIVIVVIAGINFTNFSTALTPMRIKSINTQKVLGGKESVIRFALILEAVLISIISYLLGLLLVYIAGKTEIASLINADISLSMHIGLVLATAFISIATGFLAGIYPAYYMTSFPPALVLKGSFGLSPKGRQLRNALIGVQYVASFGLIIGATFMYLQNYYMQNTPLGYDKDEIIITNMNNNIRKSRDAFASQVKSFSGIEEVTYAEMLLSSQDQYMGWGRKYRDKDIQFQCLPVEPSFLKVMNVKISEGRDFREEDKAKRYGTFVFNERARTEYGLEIGSLIDSMEIVGFMPDVKFASFRTEVTPMAFFVWGTNNWGNQPNYAYIKVKAGSDLRGAMQHVKTTLQSFDPEYPFNVRFFDEVLNGLYEKERSLSSLITLFSLIAIFISVVGVFGLVVFDSEYRKKEIGIRKVLGSTTEEIIVMFNKTYIRILCVCFVLGAPIAGYVVHRWLENFAYKTPMYWWVYLIAFAIIAVITILTVTFQNWRAANENPVHSIKNE, translated from the coding sequence ATGAAAACTATTTTGAGGAATCTCTTGAGTGTATTGCGCCGTTTCAAGATGGCGACACTTTTAAATGTATTAGGACTATCTGTGGCTTTTTCTGCTTTCATCTTGATTATGATGCAAGTCGAGTATGATCAGAATTTTGACCGAGGATATACGGATACGGAATCTATATTTCGGGTAGAAGCTATGTTTGAGGATGGTGGGCAGGCAGTTATTTGCCGTCCGCTGGCCGATGCTTTTATCCAATCCTCGCCTCATATCGTAGCTGGGACCTTGGCGAATCCTTGGGGAGGGGACTTGTTTTTCTCTGTAGAAGAGAATGGTGTACGGAATACTTTTAAGGAACAATGTATAAATGTTTATCCTGAATTCACGAAGGTATTTGACTTTAAATTTCAGGAAGGAAATCCGGAGGCGTTACAGGAGCCAAACGTTGTTTTGTTGCCGCAGAGCATGGCTCAGAAGTTTTTTGGGAATCAATCGGCTGTAGGCAAGCAATTGAAGTTTGAGAATGGAGATCATCTAACGGTAGGTGGAGTGTATAAGGATTATCCACGGAATTCATCTGTACGGAATTGTATTTATCAAAAGATGGACCCGAAGGAAAACGCCCAAAGCTGGGGAAACTGGAATTATATTTTCTATATCCGTTTGGACAATCCGAAGAATGTCGAGGGGTTATTTGAAAATTTCAAGGCACATTTTGATCCTGCTCTAATAAAGGATAATAGTTTCTCATGGGGGGGATCTGGAATGACTTTCCGTATTAATCCGTTGCCTGATGTTCATTATACGACTGATGTAAAATATGACCAGACCCCGAAAGCCAGCAGGCAAACTTTGATGATATTATTTGCCATAGCTATCGTGATCGTGGTAATCGCCGGAATTAATTTCACGAATTTCAGTACGGCACTTACCCCGATGCGTATTAAGAGTATTAATACACAAAAAGTATTAGGGGGAAAAGAATCTGTGATCCGTTTTGCTTTGATTTTAGAAGCGGTGTTAATAAGTATAATCTCTTATTTGTTAGGACTGCTATTAGTTTATATTGCGGGGAAGACGGAAATAGCCTCATTGATAAATGCCGATATTTCGTTATCAATGCATATCGGATTGGTTTTGGCTACAGCTTTTATCTCAATAGCTACCGGGTTTCTTGCCGGTATATATCCAGCATATTATATGACTTCTTTCCCACCGGCTTTAGTGTTGAAAGGTAGTTTTGGCTTGTCTCCGAAGGGACGTCAATTACGAAATGCATTGATAGGAGTGCAGTATGTAGCTTCTTTCGGATTAATTATTGGTGCTACATTCATGTATTTGCAGAATTATTATATGCAAAACACCCCTCTCGGTTATGATAAGGATGAGATAATTATTACGAATATGAATAACAATATCCGGAAAAGTCGGGATGCCTTCGCCAGCCAAGTGAAATCTTTCTCCGGTATCGAAGAGGTTACATATGCGGAGATGCTCCTTTCTAGTCAGGACCAATACATGGGATGGGGACGTAAATACCGGGATAAGGATATACAATTCCAATGTCTACCGGTTGAACCTTCTTTTTTGAAGGTGATGAATGTGAAAATATCGGAAGGTCGTGATTTCCGGGAGGAAGATAAGGCGAAACGTTATGGCACGTTTGTCTTTAACGAACGTGCCCGGACAGAATATGGGCTGGAGATAGGATCTTTAATAGATAGTATGGAGATTGTCGGTTTTATGCCGGATGTTAAATTCGCCTCTTTCCGTACGGAGGTAACGCCTATGGCCTTTTTTGTATGGGGTACTAATAATTGGGGAAACCAACCTAATTACGCTTATATAAAGGTAAAAGCCGGCTCTGACTTACGGGGGGCTATGCAACATGTCAAGACTACGCTTCAATCATTTGATCCGGAATACCCGTTTAATGTCCGTTTCTTCGATGAGGTATTGAACGGACTTTATGAGAAAGAGAGAAGCCTCAGTTCATTGATTACCTTATTTAGTTTAATCGCGATCTTTATCTCGGTGGTAGGGGTATTCGGTTTGGTCGTATTCGATAGTGAGTACCGGAAGAAAGAGATCGGTATCCGTAAGGTATTAGGCTCTACTACCGAGGAGATTATCGTGATGTTTAACAAGACATACATAAGAATCTTATGTGTTTGTTTTGTTTTGGGGGCGCCTATCGCCGGTTATGTGGTACATCGATG